In Deltaproteobacteria bacterium, a single genomic region encodes these proteins:
- a CDS encoding mechanosensitive ion channel, which produces MGKSEQTARRKLLWPIVLLLVSVLPTLYWDSLINEIGIDVISQTIKIIKYSIATVAWLSVAWLAVRLVDVLVWDGLVAPRLGGNVPRLLKDVVAAIIFIIAVTGIIGGVFNLPVSGIWATSGVVGLVVGLAVQSMISDVFSGIAINVDRPFKIGDWIRLNLRGIPDMIGCVEEVNWRSTRIRTTDGLRHIVPNNLMGQIIVTNLCEPELRSRFELLFTLDFEVPPERALRILNAGVKAAKGPLADPAPKARVNGITEWGVEYKVRYWLLPADFSPNKGRNAVCSSILEHLHHAGVTLAYQKQDLYVAEMPNRQLTLETDQKALVRRIDIFKSLEENEVESLSQRITQRQFKTGDSIVKKDDPGESMYIVVEGLLFVYADLEGDGTTTTRVGKLIPGDFFGEMSLLTGEPRSATVEAATDTIVYEITRSDIEDLLAQRPKIANRITQVVAQRRVSNLKTRDNLSHEEHHEETKNFADQLLGKMRGFFKGLGMGE; this is translated from the coding sequence TTGGGAAAAAGTGAGCAAACAGCTCGAAGAAAATTATTGTGGCCCATCGTTCTCCTATTGGTTTCCGTGCTCCCTACGCTTTACTGGGACTCACTGATTAACGAAATTGGCATCGATGTCATCTCTCAGACCATCAAAATCATTAAATACTCAATTGCCACCGTTGCGTGGTTAAGTGTTGCCTGGCTCGCGGTTCGCTTGGTCGATGTTCTCGTATGGGACGGTTTGGTCGCCCCCCGCCTTGGCGGCAACGTTCCCCGGCTTCTTAAAGATGTCGTCGCGGCCATCATTTTTATCATCGCAGTCACGGGTATCATCGGCGGAGTTTTTAACCTGCCCGTCAGCGGGATCTGGGCAACTTCTGGTGTCGTTGGTTTAGTCGTCGGTCTGGCCGTACAAAGTATGATCTCTGATGTCTTCAGTGGCATCGCCATCAATGTGGATAGACCATTTAAAATTGGTGATTGGATTCGCCTCAACCTCAGAGGCATACCCGATATGATTGGCTGTGTTGAAGAGGTCAACTGGCGCTCCACGCGTATCCGCACCACAGACGGCCTCCGGCATATCGTACCCAACAATCTTATGGGACAGATTATTGTTACCAACCTCTGCGAGCCGGAGCTACGTAGCCGTTTTGAGCTTCTTTTCACACTCGACTTTGAAGTACCGCCAGAGCGCGCTTTACGTATTTTAAACGCAGGCGTTAAAGCGGCCAAAGGCCCTCTCGCCGATCCTGCACCGAAAGCCCGCGTCAACGGCATCACCGAATGGGGTGTAGAATACAAAGTTCGATATTGGCTTTTGCCAGCAGACTTCTCCCCCAACAAAGGTCGCAACGCAGTTTGTTCAAGCATCCTTGAGCATCTTCATCATGCAGGCGTCACTCTGGCCTATCAGAAGCAAGACCTTTACGTGGCTGAAATGCCCAACCGTCAGCTCACCCTTGAAACCGACCAAAAAGCCTTGGTACGGCGAATCGATATTTTCAAATCGCTTGAAGAAAATGAAGTAGAATCCTTGAGTCAGCGCATCACTCAACGCCAATTCAAAACGGGCGACTCCATTGTTAAAAAGGACGACCCAGGCGAGTCCATGTACATCGTCGTTGAAGGCCTGCTCTTCGTCTACGCTGATCTTGAAGGCGATGGCACCACAACCACAAGGGTCGGCAAGCTCATCCCAGGTGACTTCTTTGGCGAGATGTCGCTCCTAACAGGCGAGCCCCGTTCTGCCACTGTCGAAGCCGCCACGGACACGATTGTCTACGAGATTACCCGCTCTGATATCGAGGACCTGCTTGCTCAACGCCCGAAGATAGCCAACCGCATCACTCAAGTGGTTGCGCAAAGACGCGTAAGCAACCTTAAAACTCGGGATAACTTAAGCCACGAAGAACATCATGAAGAAACCAAGAACTTCGCAGACCAGCTACTTGGGAAGATGCGCGGATTCTTCAAAGGGTTGGGAATGGGAGAATAG